Proteins encoded by one window of Anopheles maculipalpis chromosome 2RL, idAnoMacuDA_375_x, whole genome shotgun sequence:
- the LOC126556022 gene encoding H/ACA ribonucleoprotein complex non-core subunit NAF1 encodes MEELAKSDETKNGDQVQVKETKAEVSEVSSQSSSTIATEDGGKVNLDENKQMEAKPIELTPSAADTNFPVDELSKSSTDGEKLNEKTEVECVKEASITTVKENASECTLKTDDKEPSSEIEGDEQCVRESKETSLDQAVEESKETVCEISSTVVEASAQEEPTPTMDLATEPATNQAMEIEEPVETEQVPVAIVSIQEQIATEQKLETEAVQKISNSSLSMLCQYSGSSESEAEDTDASNVAENAKVVSASSSSSDDSDVEVVKDSTMAAGGYRVRDDPILVSDAETMDTNAASSEDENDDPVKGPIRTAGEILPHELPPIEELTITVPETECKPIGHIDSIVAQIVLVQSVAGAELLNLDTVLFLERGKRALGKIFDVIGQVNQPIYCVLFNSNQEILTKNITTGMEVFCAPRTEYTSFIILSELMRTKGSDASWMHDNEIPAYLAEHSDDEEERMAKRNRKKGAANRQHPQTDGECSEMGDEPQQHQHFNPRHPSPSTSRGPYSRPPPQGGGRQFNPRYPSGTSWHHNYNPRFNQPHQPYRPRFAPRNQQQFQQIPHMQPPPQGGLYLRNPFATQGPPRPPPSGSN; translated from the exons atggaggaaTTAGCTAAAtcggatgaaacaaaaaatggcgatcAAGTGCAGGTCAAAGAAACGAAAGCAGAAGTGAGTGAAGTTAGCAGCCAATCTTCCTCCACCATTGCTACAGAAGATGGCGGGAAAGTAAATCTGGATGAGAATAAACAAATGGAGGCGAAACCCATTGAACTAACGCCATCTGCAGCGGATACCAATTTTCCAGTGGATGAGCTTTCTAAAAGCAGCACTGATGGAGAAAAATTGAACGAAAAGACAGAGGTGGAATGTGTAAAGGAAGCATCAATTACTACAGTCAAAGAAAACGCTTCGGAGTGCACTTTAAAAACTGACGACAAAGAACCTTCTTCGGAAATTGAAGGAGATGAACAGTGCGTAAGAGAATCCAAAGAAACATCATTGGACCAAGCGGTAGAAGAATCTAAAGAAACTGTGTGCGAAATCAGTTCTACGGTTGTTGAAGCAAGTGCACAGGAAGAACCAACTCCCACTATGGATCTTGCGACTGAACCTGCTACAAATCAGGCAATGGAAATCGAGGAACCGGTAGAAACGGAGCAGGTTCCAGTGGCTATTGTTTCTATTCAAGAACAAATCGCTACCGAACAAAAGCTCGAAACAGAGGCAGTTCAAAAGATCAGCAATAGCTCGTTGTCAATGTTGTGTCAATATTCCGGTAGTTCCGAGTCGGAAGCGGAAGACACTGACGCATCCAATGTCGCGGAGAACGCAAAGGTCGTTAGTGCGTCATCTTCTTCCTCAGACGATAGTGATGTTGAGGTTGTTAAAGACAGCACCATGGCTGCCGGAGGATATCGTGTGCGGGATGATCCAATACTGGTAAGCGATGCTGAAACGATGGACACAAA CGCTGCTTCTTCGGAGGATGAAAATGACGATCCCGTCAAGGGTCCGATTCGTACTGCGGGTGAAATATTGCCCCACGAGCTGCCACCTATCGAAGAGCTGACCATTACCGTCCCGGAGACGGAATGTAAACCGATTGGCCACATCGATTCGATCGTGGCACAGATTGTACTGGTGCAGTCGGTTGCCGGTGCTGAGTTACTTAATTTAGACACCGTCCTATTTCTCGAGCGTGGAAAACGTGCATTGGGCAAAATATTTGACGTGATCGGACAGGTAAATCAGCCCATCTACTGCGTGCTGTTTAACTCGAATCAGGAAATATTGACCAAAAACATAACCACCGGGATGGAGGTGTTTTGCGCACCCCGAACAGAGTACACATCGTTCATTATTCTGTCGGAGCTGATGCGCACGAAAGGTTCCGATGCAAGTTGGATGCACGATAATGAAATTCCCGCCTATCTGGCCGAACACTCGGACGATGAGGAGGAAAGGATGGCGAAAAGAAATCGTAAGAAGGGTGCTGCTAATCGGCAGCACCCACAAACGGATGGCGAATGTAGCGAGATGGGTGATGAGCCACAACAGCACCAACACTTTAATCCTCGCCATCCGAGTCCGTCAACATCTAGAGGTCCATATTCACGGCCACCGCCTCAGGGCGGCGGCAGACAGTTTAATCCACGCTATCCATCTGGTACCAGCTGGCAtcacaattacaatccacgcTTTAATCAACCGCATCAGCCCTATCGGCCACGCTTTGCTCCACGCAATCAGCAACAGTTCCAGCAGATACCGCATATGCAACCGCCACCGCAAGGAGGGCTGTATCTGAGGAACCCTTTCGCAACCCAGGGTCCGCCGAGGCCACCACCATCCGGTTCGAATTGA